One bacterium DNA segment encodes these proteins:
- a CDS encoding glycosyltransferase family 4 protein: MARANRYHMTIMKIGFDAKRAVFNMTGLGNYSRTLIRTLAVQYPQDVFKLYSPGLSENPRLDFLKNTPNATISVPKGIYAGTLSGIWRSFGVCSDIKRDKIDVFHGLSNELPFGIGRIRTSKIVTVHDLIFKRYPQYYPGLDRRIYDIKTRYACRVADAIVAVSEQTKSDIVEFYKTDPKKIVVIYQNCDQSFSQSVGENEKSAVRSRYNFPSQFVLYVGSIEERKNLLGLVKAIAALRKTHDLFLVALGRGTAYQKEVERFVESSGMSDRIQIRSDVAFSDFPAIYQMAQALVYPSHFERFGNPILEALWSKTPVITSEGGCFNEAGGPASIYVNSKNSEEIAEALRKVLGDSNLRAKMISGGYTHAQKFREETVARQMMDLYKSLQGR, translated from the coding sequence TTGGCTCGTGCGAATCGATATCATATGACGATTATGAAAATCGGATTCGATGCAAAACGGGCGGTCTTCAACATGACCGGCCTGGGCAACTACTCGCGAACACTGATCAGGACGCTGGCTGTCCAATACCCGCAAGATGTATTCAAGTTGTATTCTCCCGGGCTGAGTGAAAATCCTCGACTGGATTTCCTCAAGAACACCCCAAACGCGACAATCTCGGTTCCGAAAGGGATCTATGCTGGAACACTTAGCGGCATTTGGAGGTCGTTCGGAGTTTGCAGTGATATTAAGCGCGATAAAATTGACGTTTTCCACGGGCTCAGCAACGAACTGCCGTTTGGCATAGGTCGAATCAGAACTTCGAAGATCGTCACGGTTCATGACCTGATCTTCAAGCGTTACCCGCAGTATTATCCGGGCCTGGACCGCCGAATCTATGACATCAAGACTCGCTACGCCTGCCGCGTGGCGGATGCTATTGTCGCAGTTAGTGAACAAACCAAAAGCGACATCGTGGAATTCTACAAGACGGATCCAAAGAAGATTGTCGTCATCTACCAAAACTGCGATCAGAGTTTTTCGCAGTCTGTTGGCGAAAACGAAAAGTCCGCAGTGCGTTCGCGCTACAATTTTCCCTCGCAATTCGTCCTCTACGTTGGTTCGATTGAAGAGCGCAAAAATCTCCTCGGGCTGGTCAAGGCAATCGCCGCCCTTAGGAAAACACACGACTTGTTTCTGGTCGCGCTTGGACGCGGCACTGCTTATCAAAAAGAAGTTGAACGATTCGTGGAATCCTCCGGCATGAGCGACCGCATTCAGATCAGATCCGACGTCGCCTTCTCTGACTTTCCCGCAATCTACCAGATGGCGCAAGCATTGGTATATCCTTCGCATTTTGAACGCTTCGGCAATCCGATACTTGAGGCACTATGGAGCAAAACGCCGGTAATAACGTCAGAAGGCGGCTGTTTCAACGAAGCCGGTGGTCCGGCGAGTATCTATGTTAATTCAAAAAACTCAGAAGAAATCGCCGAGGCCTTGCGAAAAGTCCTCGGCGATTCAAATTTGCGGGCTAAGATGATATCCGGGGGCTACACACACGCCCAGAAATTCCGTGAAGAGACTGTCGCTCGCCAAATGATGGATCTATACAAGAGCCTTCAAGGGCGATAG
- a CDS encoding SH3 domain-containing protein, giving the protein MNKKSELSRRLIIVGLSSLMLIATLVGCGKKTESTLPPVNEEVKAQDAAKQSDAAAGAASDAAAAAEEQSSSGWVIKDLINVRSKPSTTSDVVAQLPRGTEVKLVELTDKWWKVQLADGRTAHVYETLLTTERYVDPWTRFKFDASRVDPALKIISGVAGIDGESPSAAMTVSADEWNSLAAEDQRKTAVSAFNYWNDCLKKCGYDPKSAVIVFRDAAAKELGRVQLAAGKAEFKAAQ; this is encoded by the coding sequence ATGAATAAGAAATCCGAATTGTCGCGCCGCCTGATCATCGTGGGTCTATCAAGTCTGATGCTGATTGCGACCCTCGTCGGTTGTGGGAAGAAAACTGAATCGACGCTTCCGCCCGTTAACGAGGAAGTCAAGGCACAGGATGCGGCAAAGCAGTCTGATGCGGCTGCCGGTGCGGCTTCCGATGCAGCCGCCGCAGCGGAAGAGCAGTCGTCATCCGGATGGGTGATTAAGGATCTAATTAATGTCCGCAGCAAACCCAGTACGACGTCAGATGTGGTGGCGCAATTGCCGCGCGGCACCGAAGTCAAACTTGTCGAGTTGACGGACAAGTGGTGGAAAGTGCAACTTGCCGATGGCCGAACCGCTCATGTTTATGAGACGCTCCTGACTACCGAGCGTTATGTCGATCCGTGGACGAGATTCAAATTTGACGCCAGTCGCGTCGATCCGGCGCTTAAGATCATTTCGGGCGTTGCCGGCATTGATGGGGAATCCCCTTCTGCTGCAATGACGGTATCTGCTGATGAATGGAACTCCCTCGCGGCTGAAGACCAGCGCAAGACTGCGGTATCAGCATTCAACTATTGGAACGATTGCCTCAAGAAATGCGGATATGACCCGAAATCGGCGGTCATCGTCTTCCGTGATGCTGCAGCAAAGGAACTTGGCCGAGTTCAACTGGCAGCAGGCAAAGCTGAGTTTAAGGCTGCGCAGTAA
- a CDS encoding insulinase family protein, whose translation MRLLMAILTGLLLTAFAQSMAAGFDLAVDESKLSNGLTVLIAPDTTAVTVSVFTFVNAGSRDEDRAGVTGLAHVFEHMMFRGTEKYPMFSDAVSPLGAETNAWTTNDYTAYFLNAESRFLDKMLDIESDRIRNLIFTNETFRTELGPVKEERRRGVVDDPDGFLSVELERLAYTIHTYHHPVIGWEEDLEQNMTSDDGLEFKNRHYVPNNCILVISGNVVVEETKKLVEKYYGDWKQGEAYTSLVLPEPAQTGERTKSFTWKDDEVSPLMRIAFHLPSTKQDLESLAAINLINEVLFSNSGRLTRLLKDELLLVESIGGDGEMRKDPGIEVISARLRKGASLTAVIDSVYSALRVISSTPISDEELDRARNNSRARMIFGLNSPSRIASSLGVHRVINDDYRTLMKLFELYASVSAEKIRSLASEVFAPTNRTVVTLVPKSGI comes from the coding sequence ATGCGCCTACTCATGGCAATATTAACCGGTTTACTACTGACAGCTTTCGCTCAGTCAATGGCGGCAGGTTTTGACCTCGCAGTCGACGAAAGCAAACTCAGTAATGGCTTAACAGTGCTGATCGCACCAGACACAACGGCTGTTACAGTCAGCGTCTTCACATTTGTCAATGCCGGTTCGCGCGATGAGGACCGCGCCGGAGTCACCGGGTTGGCGCATGTGTTCGAACACATGATGTTTCGCGGCACGGAGAAGTATCCGATGTTTTCTGATGCCGTTTCTCCGCTGGGCGCCGAAACCAATGCCTGGACGACCAACGACTATACAGCGTACTTCTTGAACGCTGAATCTCGTTTCCTTGACAAGATGCTGGACATCGAATCCGACAGAATCCGCAATTTGATCTTCACTAATGAGACATTTCGCACCGAACTTGGGCCTGTCAAGGAAGAGCGCCGTCGCGGAGTCGTCGATGATCCGGATGGCTTCTTGAGTGTTGAATTGGAGCGGCTCGCCTATACGATTCACACCTACCACCATCCGGTAATTGGCTGGGAAGAAGACCTTGAACAAAACATGACGTCAGACGACGGACTTGAATTCAAGAATCGTCATTACGTGCCCAACAATTGCATTTTGGTGATATCCGGCAATGTTGTCGTCGAAGAGACCAAGAAGTTGGTCGAGAAATACTACGGCGACTGGAAGCAGGGTGAAGCATACACGTCACTTGTGCTGCCCGAGCCTGCACAAACAGGCGAGCGAACTAAGAGCTTCACCTGGAAGGATGACGAGGTTTCGCCGCTGATGAGAATCGCGTTCCATTTGCCATCCACCAAACAAGATCTGGAAAGCCTTGCGGCGATCAACCTGATCAATGAGGTGCTCTTCTCCAACTCCGGACGGCTCACCCGATTGCTGAAGGATGAACTGTTGCTCGTCGAATCGATTGGCGGAGACGGCGAAATGCGCAAAGACCCCGGCATCGAAGTTATCTCTGCACGATTGCGAAAAGGCGCATCCCTTACGGCCGTGATTGATTCTGTTTACAGTGCCTTGCGCGTCATAAGTTCAACTCCGATTTCTGACGAGGAATTGGATCGCGCCAGGAACAACTCGCGTGCTCGTATGATTTTCGGTCTCAATAGCCCGTCACGTATTGCATCATCATTGGGTGTACACCGGGTTATCAACGACGACTATCGCACTTTGATGAAGCTCTTCGAGTTGTATGCTTCCGTTTCAGCAGAGAAAATACGCAGTCTCGCTTCGGAAGTCTTCGCGCCAACCAATAGAACAGTAGTAACGCTTGTGCCAAAGAGCGGGATTTAA
- a CDS encoding insulinase family protein: MRKIENASKSNLRRSSRSFQTGLALFLAVIVLVLAGFSIGCGTVADDQIVVLKKPGLPVIYYRVMINAGSALDPADQPGLAYFTAKLLDKGTRNLSSAEIDRRLNQIGAEINIAVDKEVVVITGRTLSENAGEFYSIFREILTEPAFPEDEVRKATAKQIEEIGRIREDDALLSQTVFENAAFEGHRYGHAVQGTVEAVRNFNRRDAVEFYHANFVRGNVLAGIGGDVDDSLIERFKTDLGNFPAGRVLRSDVAPKLAKTPKVILVEKENRTQSHLRIGHVLEDNRTSPQYYPMRLLGCYLGQHREMFGRLFRTVRAERGLAYGAYAYIEHFRPLGWSKLMDNGIVRNDQYFQMWTYPKESNFEFCIKLMLSEMTKLTTNPLAAEEIDRTKDYVANNFAFLMETPDRQLGMRLDEKWYNLPEFVDKFKHNINRVPRSELQTVALDNLFPQSVLIVAVVSNGELAKQQLLSLDTVLELPSGSEEGELKSINDEIKSLDLKLLPEDIVIVKASELFK; encoded by the coding sequence ATGAGAAAGATCGAAAATGCTTCGAAGAGTAATCTCCGTCGATCCAGCCGTAGTTTTCAGACTGGTTTGGCGCTATTCCTTGCCGTTATCGTCTTGGTATTGGCCGGTTTCTCAATTGGATGCGGTACAGTAGCAGATGATCAGATTGTTGTTCTGAAGAAACCGGGACTGCCGGTGATTTACTACCGGGTCATGATAAATGCCGGTTCGGCGCTTGATCCGGCTGACCAACCGGGATTGGCATACTTTACTGCCAAGCTCCTTGACAAAGGTACGCGAAATCTCTCGAGCGCTGAAATCGATCGCAGACTGAATCAGATTGGCGCTGAAATCAATATCGCCGTGGATAAAGAAGTCGTCGTCATAACCGGAAGAACATTGTCCGAAAACGCCGGTGAATTCTATAGCATCTTTCGCGAAATCTTGACGGAACCGGCATTCCCAGAGGATGAGGTTCGAAAAGCAACCGCGAAGCAGATTGAAGAGATCGGTCGAATTCGCGAAGATGACGCGCTGTTGTCGCAGACCGTATTCGAGAATGCCGCATTCGAGGGCCATCGCTATGGTCATGCAGTGCAAGGTACCGTTGAAGCTGTACGCAATTTCAATCGCCGCGACGCCGTCGAATTCTATCACGCCAACTTCGTCCGCGGCAATGTGCTGGCCGGTATTGGCGGAGATGTGGATGATTCGCTTATCGAACGTTTCAAAACCGACCTCGGGAATTTTCCGGCAGGAAGAGTTCTGCGATCAGATGTCGCTCCTAAACTTGCCAAGACGCCGAAGGTGATTCTGGTCGAGAAGGAAAATCGCACTCAGTCGCATCTGAGAATTGGCCACGTGTTGGAGGACAACCGTACGTCACCGCAGTACTATCCGATGCGATTGCTCGGTTGCTATCTTGGCCAACATCGTGAGATGTTCGGCCGGCTTTTCCGGACTGTCCGCGCTGAAAGAGGCTTGGCCTATGGTGCCTACGCTTACATCGAGCACTTTAGGCCGCTGGGTTGGTCGAAGTTGATGGATAATGGAATTGTCCGCAATGATCAGTATTTCCAGATGTGGACCTACCCCAAAGAGTCGAACTTTGAGTTCTGTATTAAATTGATGTTATCTGAAATGACAAAGCTCACAACCAATCCGCTGGCTGCTGAAGAGATTGATCGCACCAAGGATTACGTTGCCAATAACTTTGCCTTCTTGATGGAGACTCCAGACCGGCAACTCGGGATGCGGCTCGATGAAAAATGGTATAATCTCCCTGAGTTTGTTGACAAGTTCAAGCACAATATCAATCGAGTGCCGCGCAGTGAACTGCAAACTGTGGCGCTTGACAATCTATTTCCTCAAAGTGTGCTGATTGTGGCCGTGGTCTCAAACGGTGAACTCGCCAAACAACAGTTGTTGTCGCTGGACACTGTATTGGAACTGCCTTCAGGCTCGGAAGAGGGTGAACTAAAGTCGATAAACGATGAGATCAAGAGTCTCGACCTGAAGCTCCTGCCGGAAGATATCGTCATCGTCAAGGCATCAGAGCTGTTTAAGTGA
- a CDS encoding class I SAM-dependent methyltransferase translates to MICLFCGSQQVESIQNVKSPHFDFEYALYECRGCSSAFFDLHQHAVDLEKLYAEVAGSKAEIYEGTFKQSRYWLRETQVIKEYASSPPRSVLDVGCRTGDFLMHWPSDILRVGVELSTRSAQVAQSRGLVIHQNYLEKVEFEKSFDVVTCYAVIEHLEVPSAFLAKLSQLVKPGGVLAIMIPTRECLKRKLIDAVGKRWHMYCPPQHLNFISRKRLDQILGESGFELQHRFFKSGGMFNPFGMIPVVSKMGAKLMEVGDWYSPTNRLPIFDHMYSYYRFR, encoded by the coding sequence GTGATCTGTCTGTTCTGCGGTTCACAGCAGGTCGAATCTATCCAGAATGTCAAGAGTCCGCATTTTGACTTCGAGTATGCACTATACGAATGTCGCGGCTGCTCGTCGGCATTTTTTGACCTGCATCAACATGCGGTCGATCTCGAAAAACTCTATGCTGAAGTAGCCGGATCCAAGGCGGAAATCTATGAAGGGACTTTCAAGCAGTCCCGCTATTGGCTACGCGAAACGCAAGTAATAAAGGAGTACGCAAGTTCGCCTCCCAGGTCCGTCCTTGACGTCGGCTGTCGTACCGGTGATTTCTTGATGCACTGGCCCTCCGATATTCTCCGAGTGGGAGTAGAACTTTCGACGCGGTCGGCACAGGTTGCACAATCGCGCGGTTTGGTGATTCATCAGAACTATCTGGAAAAAGTTGAATTCGAGAAGTCGTTTGATGTGGTTACCTGTTATGCGGTGATTGAGCACTTAGAGGTTCCGTCTGCATTTCTTGCAAAGCTGTCGCAATTGGTTAAACCGGGTGGCGTACTTGCGATTATGATTCCAACGAGGGAATGTCTCAAACGCAAGCTAATTGACGCAGTCGGAAAACGCTGGCACATGTACTGTCCACCTCAGCATCTCAACTTCATTAGCAGAAAGCGACTTGATCAGATTCTCGGCGAAAGCGGATTCGAATTGCAGCATAGATTCTTCAAATCCGGCGGAATGTTCAATCCCTTTGGAATGATTCCGGTGGTATCAAAGATGGGTGCCAAGTTAATGGAAGTCGGCGATTGGTACAGCCCGACAAATCGGTTGCCTATCTTCGATCACATGTACAGCTACTATCGATTCAGGTAA
- a CDS encoding glycosyltransferase family 39 protein gives MADNKISDITRHRLTLALCLLAILVLILAFWSRQIHNDEAWIGQQIWSLDQTGHIESELFRDCPPLDQEIVVYHKLLVWSGLGASQIAGWGLYQLRSIAFLAGLLSLAILFWQLRQGQDRVLSWKVVAILLLTPVFWLQMLEFRPESLLLLFGVLSYFTIEKARQTQNLAYYALAGLFAGFAGLTHAFGFVFVIAGFVALLIDRKLTAAVFVLVFGVIGFSPYASGYFTDRELFIEQTIHNPLMTTALSFDWWQPLVNLLTEHKRILRKPEVIGLTVLFLLSLPFVRGDVWRKNRFLFIYLTVTAIVLAASPLPKFTRYMIPIVPFMAIIIAQVSFAISNPMSNWQRHAATAFRVWSVLFIAYGCFALVYEAIPKQVNQIEVNAIMAKEMQPASLVMAPFDFVFMQQGNFIIQSWWGADRAAGGNKSISFLESYADSRGVEHLIVDPVIMDAWNLSEQQLNGGFTKYRLQQSLPEARRYLLSRIHEHTEPQ, from the coding sequence ATGGCAGACAACAAAATATCCGACATTACCCGGCATCGGCTCACTTTAGCCCTGTGTTTACTGGCTATTTTGGTGCTGATTTTGGCGTTTTGGAGCCGTCAGATACACAATGACGAGGCCTGGATCGGTCAGCAGATCTGGAGTTTGGATCAGACCGGACACATCGAATCTGAGCTTTTTCGAGATTGCCCCCCATTGGACCAAGAGATTGTCGTGTATCATAAGCTATTGGTGTGGAGCGGATTAGGGGCGTCACAGATCGCCGGTTGGGGACTCTATCAACTCCGCAGTATTGCCTTTCTCGCCGGTTTGTTATCGCTGGCAATTCTATTCTGGCAGTTAAGGCAAGGACAGGATCGGGTCTTGAGTTGGAAGGTGGTCGCAATCTTGCTCCTCACTCCGGTATTTTGGCTCCAAATGCTCGAATTCCGCCCAGAGTCGCTCCTCCTGCTATTCGGGGTGTTAAGCTATTTCACTATCGAGAAAGCAAGGCAGACTCAGAATCTTGCCTACTATGCGCTTGCTGGTTTGTTTGCCGGGTTCGCGGGGCTGACTCATGCGTTCGGATTTGTCTTTGTGATTGCCGGATTTGTCGCCTTGCTGATTGACCGCAAGTTGACAGCGGCAGTTTTCGTATTGGTTTTTGGCGTGATCGGGTTTTCTCCTTATGCCTCAGGCTACTTCACCGATCGTGAATTGTTCATAGAACAGACCATTCACAATCCGCTGATGACGACCGCTCTCAGCTTCGACTGGTGGCAACCGCTCGTTAACCTATTGACCGAGCATAAACGAATCTTGCGCAAACCGGAAGTGATCGGACTGACCGTCTTGTTCTTATTATCTCTTCCCTTTGTGCGCGGCGACGTCTGGCGCAAGAACCGCTTCTTGTTCATTTACCTAACTGTCACCGCCATTGTACTTGCAGCTTCGCCGCTGCCGAAGTTCACTCGCTACATGATTCCGATTGTACCGTTCATGGCGATCATTATCGCTCAAGTATCTTTCGCGATTTCAAATCCAATGTCGAATTGGCAACGTCATGCCGCTACGGCGTTCCGAGTATGGTCAGTGCTATTCATAGCTTATGGATGTTTCGCGCTTGTTTATGAAGCCATCCCTAAACAAGTGAATCAAATTGAAGTGAATGCGATAATGGCAAAGGAAATGCAGCCAGCCTCATTGGTAATGGCGCCATTTGACTTTGTCTTCATGCAACAAGGCAACTTCATCATTCAATCATGGTGGGGCGCTGACCGCGCTGCTGGAGGGAATAAGTCGATATCGTTTCTCGAAAGCTACGCTGACTCGCGAGGCGTTGAGCACCTGATCGTTGATCCGGTTATCATGGACGCGTGGAATCTAAGCGAACAGCAGCTTAATGGCGGCTTCACGAAGTATCGCCTTCAGCAATCGTTGCCCGAAGCTCGACGCTATCTATTGAGCAGAATCCATGAACACACCGAACCGCAATAA
- a CDS encoding periplasmic heavy metal sensor produces the protein MKWKLATIIAVLTLALAVALPLFAQEADEVEIEDDDIVWAGGWGHGGGHGDGPGKAMMEELALTKDQLKKMDEMRSTHRKEMIPIRAQLQVKQIELNELFTSDAAIGTINSKIDEISKLKTDMAKKKAAHRVAMRQLLTPEQREIWNSMPGMRGKMGGHGKAMMERGMKMNRMDCDERGPRGGGRGRGL, from the coding sequence ATGAAATGGAAACTCGCAACAATTATCGCCGTGCTAACCCTGGCACTGGCAGTAGCGCTTCCGCTTTTCGCACAAGAAGCCGATGAAGTGGAAATCGAAGACGATGATATTGTCTGGGCCGGCGGATGGGGACACGGCGGCGGCCATGGTGACGGACCGGGCAAGGCGATGATGGAAGAACTGGCGCTGACCAAGGACCAACTCAAGAAAATGGACGAAATGCGTTCGACACATCGCAAAGAGATGATTCCAATTCGCGCCCAACTGCAAGTCAAGCAGATCGAGTTGAACGAGCTGTTTACATCCGATGCCGCAATCGGCACAATCAACAGCAAGATCGACGAAATCAGCAAGCTGAAGACCGACATGGCCAAGAAGAAAGCGGCTCACCGTGTTGCAATGCGCCAACTTCTCACGCCGGAACAGCGCGAGATTTGGAACAGCATGCCGGGTATGAGAGGTAAGATGGGCGGTCATGGCAAGGCGATGATGGAACGCGGAATGAAAATGAATCGGATGGACTGCGATGAACGCGGACCACGCGGCGGCGGAAGAGGTCGCGGACTCTAA
- a CDS encoding periplasmic heavy metal sensor, which yields MKIRTLVYLVILLLAVNVAAISTIIYYRVSAPRGEMRMPFVPGDGPPPGEMPNLSKEEMKIMIESRKQVDSMVAPFVDEMSIHRRELMDELKSDDPDTARVFQLIEKIGVLQGAIQKQMVEQFLNDRDSFRPEQRARLLKMIEERSRWQERRQMCGRKMNRDR from the coding sequence ATGAAGATCCGCACATTAGTCTATCTGGTGATTCTCCTTCTTGCGGTAAACGTCGCAGCCATATCGACAATCATCTATTATCGAGTATCAGCACCACGGGGCGAAATGAGAATGCCATTTGTCCCTGGAGATGGTCCGCCGCCGGGAGAGATGCCGAATCTATCGAAGGAAGAGATGAAGATCATGATTGAATCGCGGAAACAAGTCGACAGCATGGTTGCGCCATTTGTCGATGAGATGAGTATTCATCGCCGCGAATTGATGGATGAACTGAAAAGTGACGATCCCGACACTGCCCGGGTTTTTCAACTGATAGAGAAGATTGGCGTACTGCAGGGCGCCATCCAAAAACAAATGGTGGAGCAGTTTCTGAATGACCGCGATTCGTTTCGCCCTGAACAGCGCGCGCGGCTCCTTAAGATGATTGAGGAGCGCAGCCGTTGGCAGGAGCGGAGACAAATGTGCGGTCGAAAGATGAATCGTGATCGTTAG
- a CDS encoding zf-HC2 domain-containing protein, with protein MNRCSDIESRLMEILEGDLNQADSAAVAEHLRECADCRSLVAQYQPLFKAEVETVLPVPETLWRGIQNTLNKLEEGRQSQPTLFPKRRPLFGFAIQAFGVATAIVVGVILGWTPETQQATYEDEYASYYAGALSSSAEPIAEVYQQVSESEGENR; from the coding sequence TTGAATAGATGTAGTGACATAGAAAGCAGATTGATGGAGATCCTGGAAGGGGACCTCAATCAGGCAGATTCCGCGGCTGTTGCAGAACACCTGCGCGAATGTGCCGACTGCCGAAGTCTGGTCGCGCAGTATCAGCCCTTATTCAAAGCTGAAGTCGAGACTGTTCTTCCCGTACCGGAAACTCTCTGGCGCGGAATTCAGAATACCCTCAACAAGCTCGAAGAGGGCCGTCAGTCACAGCCTACCCTGTTTCCCAAACGGCGGCCCTTGTTCGGCTTTGCTATCCAGGCATTCGGTGTCGCGACGGCTATTGTCGTTGGAGTCATCCTCGGCTGGACGCCGGAAACACAGCAGGCGACTTATGAGGATGAGTATGCCTCATACTATGCCGGTGCTTTGTCCTCCTCCGCTGAGCCGATCGCTGAAGTTTATCAACAGGTGAGCGAGAGCGAAGGGGAGAACCGATGA
- a CDS encoding RNA polymerase sigma factor, which translates to MIRMLNAPVRRESDINELELLAKVAQGDRTAFKALFDSHSSYVYNVCYRMLGNAADAEEISQDVFLTLWQKAKSVRGDAKISTWLHRVAINKSINHRKRGGVFSRIKQIMSIDTEEVSLAEQLPAPESERPDMKLETREAGEQLASLMAELPDRQREIYLLHKLEGLSYKEISEEMELSLSSVESLMHRAKQNLQKVMLKRFKNKRK; encoded by the coding sequence ATGATTCGTATGTTGAACGCACCGGTGCGTCGCGAATCAGACATAAACGAACTTGAGTTATTAGCCAAGGTCGCCCAAGGGGATAGGACTGCCTTCAAAGCGCTGTTCGATTCCCACTCGAGCTATGTCTATAATGTATGCTATCGCATGCTTGGCAATGCTGCCGACGCCGAAGAAATCTCCCAGGACGTGTTTCTGACATTGTGGCAGAAAGCCAAGAGTGTTCGCGGCGATGCCAAGATTTCAACGTGGCTACACCGGGTCGCAATCAACAAGTCGATCAACCACCGCAAACGCGGCGGCGTATTCAGTAGAATCAAACAGATTATGTCTATCGATACCGAAGAAGTCTCATTAGCTGAACAGCTTCCCGCGCCGGAATCCGAGCGTCCCGATATGAAACTGGAGACCCGGGAAGCCGGTGAGCAGCTGGCATCGCTGATGGCGGAGCTTCCGGATCGACAGCGGGAAATCTATTTGCTGCATAAACTTGAGGGGCTTAGTTATAAGGAAATTTCCGAGGAAATGGAACTCTCGCTCTCGTCGGTAGAGTCGCTAATGCACCGGGCCAAGCAGAACTTGCAGAAAGTGATGCTCAAGCGCTTCAAAAACAAGCGCAAGTAA
- a CDS encoding metal-dependent hydrolase, which yields MVKLTYHGHSCFEISDGQHNLIIDPFITGNPFAKVKASDIHTNFVIVTHGHGDHWGDTEQLAKSNHATVISNFELGDYAARQGCTNHSLHIGGKANFPFGWVKLTIAHHGSTLPDEISYGGNPAGILLNIGGKTIYHAGDTGLFLDMKLIGEMNAIDLALLPIGDNYTMGPVDAAKAVEFLKPKQVVPMHYNTFPPIKQDPNDFAKLVRAQGIECVVMTSGDTLSM from the coding sequence ATGGTCAAACTTACCTATCATGGGCATTCCTGTTTTGAGATATCAGACGGTCAGCACAACTTAATCATTGATCCGTTCATTACCGGCAATCCATTTGCGAAAGTCAAGGCGAGCGACATTCATACAAACTTTGTCATCGTGACGCACGGGCACGGCGATCATTGGGGCGACACGGAACAACTCGCCAAATCCAACCACGCGACGGTGATCTCGAATTTCGAGTTGGGCGACTATGCCGCAAGGCAGGGATGCACGAATCATTCACTGCATATCGGCGGCAAAGCGAACTTTCCGTTCGGGTGGGTGAAACTGACAATTGCGCATCACGGCTCGACGCTTCCCGATGAGATCAGTTATGGCGGCAATCCCGCCGGAATCCTGCTGAACATCGGCGGGAAGACAATCTACCATGCCGGTGACACCGGGCTGTTTCTCGACATGAAGCTGATCGGCGAGATGAATGCCATCGATCTGGCATTGCTTCCGATCGGTGACAACTACACGATGGGGCCAGTCGATGCAGCCAAAGCAGTGGAATTCCTCAAACCGAAGCAGGTTGTGCCGATGCACTACAACACATTTCCTCCAATCAAGCAGGATCCCAACGACTTCGCCAAGCTGGTGCGGGCACAGGGGATAGAGTGCGTAGTAATGACATCGGGAGACACGCTCTCGATGTAG